Proteins from a genomic interval of Sphingobacterium lactis:
- the putP gene encoding sodium/proline symporter PutP, whose product MMNTYELISIGLYMLLMVLIGFYSWKKSTSNSEEFLIGGRKMGAAVTALSAGAADMSGWLLMGLPGAMYMSGISSSWIAIGLTTGAFLNYVLVAPRLRVYTEVAKNSITIPVFFENRFHDKTQLLKIASSVFILVFFTLYTSAGMVSGGRLFESAFQMDYYTGLFVTTFVVVLYTFLGGFLAVSLTDFVQGTIMVTALVILPIVMVSQIGGLGTTMDIIETKNSNYLNLFTGTTTVSIISLLAWGLGYFGQPHILVRFMAIDSVKDIPKARNIGISWMIFTVGGAMLVGLFGIAYIAKFDVATMAKFDGSKEQAETIFIYLSRILFHPLIGGFLLSAILAAVMSTISSQLLVTSSSMTEDIYKTFFNKQASAKRMLMMSRLSVLIVAIIALLLSLNPKDSILNLVGNAWAGFGAAFGPLILLSLLWKRTTATAGLLGMLVGGATVLLWVYVPHDYKDVYEMIPGFLLGFLTIVVVSFLSKPVSQEVQDEFDEVARIVKS is encoded by the coding sequence ATGATGAATACATATGAATTGATCTCCATTGGGCTATACATGCTTTTAATGGTATTGATCGGATTTTACTCGTGGAAGAAATCGACAAGCAATTCGGAGGAATTCCTGATCGGTGGACGTAAGATGGGAGCTGCCGTTACGGCACTTTCAGCGGGTGCTGCCGATATGAGCGGTTGGTTGCTGATGGGTTTACCTGGGGCCATGTATATGTCGGGAATTTCAAGTTCCTGGATTGCGATCGGTCTAACAACGGGTGCATTCCTGAATTACGTCCTGGTGGCACCGCGGCTTCGCGTTTATACCGAAGTGGCCAAGAACTCCATTACTATTCCCGTATTTTTTGAAAACCGATTCCATGATAAAACACAGCTGTTGAAAATCGCATCTTCCGTTTTCATCCTGGTTTTCTTTACCCTATATACCTCCGCGGGTATGGTCTCGGGAGGACGGCTGTTTGAATCTGCTTTCCAGATGGATTACTACACCGGACTGTTTGTGACCACCTTTGTGGTTGTGCTGTATACTTTCTTAGGGGGCTTCCTCGCCGTAAGTCTGACGGATTTCGTGCAGGGCACCATTATGGTGACCGCCTTGGTCATCCTTCCGATCGTGATGGTGAGCCAGATCGGTGGTTTGGGAACAACCATGGACATTATCGAAACGAAGAACAGCAATTACCTCAACCTCTTTACCGGCACGACGACGGTGTCGATCATATCGTTGCTGGCTTGGGGATTGGGGTACTTTGGGCAACCGCATATCTTGGTCCGCTTTATGGCCATTGACAGTGTAAAAGATATCCCCAAAGCCCGTAATATCGGGATCAGCTGGATGATCTTTACCGTAGGTGGTGCAATGTTGGTCGGTCTGTTCGGAATTGCCTATATTGCAAAATTTGATGTGGCCACCATGGCCAAATTTGATGGAAGCAAAGAACAAGCAGAGACCATCTTTATCTACCTATCGCGCATCCTTTTCCACCCATTGATCGGTGGGTTCCTGTTATCCGCGATTTTGGCGGCTGTTATGAGTACCATCTCTTCCCAGTTATTGGTGACTTCGAGTTCCATGACGGAGGATATTTACAAGACTTTCTTCAATAAACAGGCTTCAGCAAAGCGAATGTTGATGATGAGCCGGTTGTCCGTGTTGATCGTAGCCATCATCGCGCTTTTACTGTCCTTGAACCCGAAAGATAGCATCTTAAACTTGGTGGGAAATGCCTGGGCCGGATTCGGCGCTGCATTTGGTCCACTGATCCTATTGTCGCTCCTTTGGAAACGGACGACCGCTACTGCAGGACTTTTGGGGATGTTGGTCGGCGGTGCTACGGTACTGCTATGGGTGTATGTTCCGCACGATTATAAGGATGTGTATGAAATGATTCCTGGTTTCTTGCTTGGTTTTCTGACCATTGTGGTGGTTTCCTTCCTTTCGAAGCCAGTATCTCAAGAAGTACAGGATGAATTTGATGAAGTCGCTCGTATTGTGAAAAGTTAA
- a CDS encoding LacI family DNA-binding transcriptional regulator: MSQLTIIDLAAKLGLSKSTVSRAFRNSSDINPETKARILAMAEELGFSPNTHASNLRGSKSQTIAIIIPEFGNKFFSLAIKGIELVTRSKGYHTLIYVTDHQVQNEATIVRSLSNGRVDGVIMSASGEGHEHNHIKQLRSKNIPIVFFDRNYDDINTVYVTGNDEEASFKATEHLIENGCKRIAYLVINKNISIGKVRMDGYAKALAKHGLPFDDHLVLDTVNEAEENCKDIRQLLRESRPDGVVASVERLAISTMRVAREEGLKIPDDIKLIGFSCLDITDLVQPSLSVVKQPAFEMGKIAATYLFESLAKPLNLKEQETTILESTLIYQDSSKKS, from the coding sequence ATGTCACAACTAACCATCATTGATCTGGCGGCCAAGCTAGGCTTGTCGAAGTCGACGGTTTCCCGCGCTTTTCGAAACAGTAGTGATATCAATCCGGAAACAAAGGCGCGTATTTTGGCGATGGCGGAGGAACTCGGGTTTTCACCGAATACCCACGCATCAAATCTTCGCGGTAGCAAGAGCCAAACCATTGCGATCATTATCCCTGAGTTTGGGAATAAGTTCTTTAGCTTGGCAATTAAGGGCATTGAATTGGTGACACGATCGAAGGGTTACCACACGTTGATCTATGTAACAGATCATCAGGTGCAGAATGAGGCAACGATTGTTCGTTCTTTATCCAATGGTCGTGTAGATGGTGTGATCATGTCGGCATCAGGCGAGGGACATGAACATAACCACATCAAGCAATTGCGAAGCAAGAATATACCAATCGTATTCTTCGACAGAAATTATGACGATATCAATACGGTCTATGTAACGGGGAACGATGAGGAGGCAAGTTTCAAAGCGACCGAACATTTGATTGAAAACGGATGCAAACGGATAGCCTATTTGGTCATCAATAAGAATATTTCGATTGGCAAGGTGCGTATGGATGGCTATGCGAAAGCCTTGGCAAAACATGGGTTGCCCTTTGATGATCATTTGGTATTGGATACGGTCAATGAGGCGGAAGAAAATTGCAAGGATATCCGTCAGTTGCTTCGGGAATCCCGTCCGGATGGCGTAGTCGCTTCCGTTGAGCGATTGGCAATCTCAACCATGCGCGTGGCGCGTGAGGAGGGTCTTAAGATTCCTGACGATATCAAATTGATCGGGTTCTCCTGTCTGGATATTACCGACCTGGTACAACCTTCGTTGAGCGTCGTGAAACAACCTGCTTTTGAAATGGGCAAAATTGCAGCAACTTACCTGTTTGAGTCCCTTGCTAAACCGTTAAATCTTAAAGAACAGGAAACTACAATCCTCGAATCAACGCTAATTTACCAAGATTCTAGCAAAAAAAGTTGA
- a CDS encoding alpha-amylase family glycosyl hydrolase, with the protein MKNRLVLFFICAFLAANSSCKKDIAVENPPIEVSESDGFVRIDEHFLTWEQEITLRFDLRKGNGELSKATGDLYLHAGLITPGSSNASDWKAVATEWNKNNPSHKLKKEEDGSYSFTFTPKQFFASYSATDALYMAFLVRNADGTQVARNADGSDLYLPISFQQKLDVQFNRPVVLPTYVARTEKQSFALQEEIAFEILSSQKVDKISLYLGSEKIAEESGSEVLKVKYTPKTAGGQLFRARVESGGQTAERTLSVFVMGGTAVAELPEGVKANGITVDRTKNTISFAITAPNKQSIFLLGDFNGFKADAAYSMSRTPDGKTFWVTLPNLDFNRNYTYQFLVDGQVKIADPYSELVLDPAHDATIPNIPAYPAGASGHVSVLNLTQSAYQWTNTAFTNPHPQDLVIYETLVRDFIQSHDYKTLTDSIGYFKRLGVNAVQLMPVQESEGNSTWGYNPSYHMALDKYYGTKQELKTFIDKCHSEGIAVILDVVLNHAFGQSPLVQLYMENGTAAANNPWLNAVAMHPFNVGMDFNHESPYTQVFVKDVLAYWINEYKVDGFRFDLSKGFTQKNSGTSDNAVGAWSAYDASRVAIWKKYNQYLKSLDSDFYVILEHFAEDREEQELANEGLLLWNNLNHAFNEATMGYASDFTRLFASNRGFGNANLISYMESHDEERIMFKNLQYGNGNGAYSAKALKTALERTKMAASFLLAAPGPKMIWQFGELGYDISIDYNGRTGEKPIHWEYLKDTDRGNLYRHFAQLIRMKKANQIFRNGKLLSSSLQGSVKYYVLEEGSQQVLLIGNFDVKAHDFQIPSAVQGTWRDNLTKDTRVLTPNSTLALAPGAYYFLSKTLLNIN; encoded by the coding sequence ATGAAAAACCGGTTGGTCCTTTTCTTTATTTGCGCTTTTCTGGCTGCGAACAGCAGCTGCAAGAAGGATATTGCAGTAGAAAATCCCCCAATTGAAGTCAGTGAATCAGATGGTTTTGTGCGCATTGATGAACATTTCCTAACCTGGGAACAAGAGATTACCCTCCGTTTTGATTTACGAAAAGGAAATGGTGAGCTCAGCAAAGCTACGGGCGATCTATACCTACATGCAGGGTTGATTACTCCCGGTAGCTCCAATGCTTCGGATTGGAAAGCAGTTGCGACGGAATGGAACAAGAACAACCCTTCTCACAAACTGAAGAAAGAGGAGGATGGCAGCTATAGTTTCACCTTTACGCCGAAACAATTCTTTGCGAGCTATTCCGCAACAGATGCACTGTATATGGCATTTTTGGTGCGCAATGCCGATGGCACACAAGTCGCACGAAATGCAGATGGTTCCGACCTTTATCTTCCAATAAGTTTCCAGCAGAAACTGGATGTGCAGTTCAACAGGCCGGTTGTGCTTCCGACGTATGTTGCCCGTACGGAAAAGCAATCTTTTGCCTTACAGGAAGAAATTGCTTTTGAAATTCTTTCATCGCAGAAAGTGGATAAAATCTCATTATATCTAGGAAGCGAAAAGATTGCCGAGGAAAGTGGGAGCGAAGTGCTCAAGGTAAAGTATACCCCCAAAACTGCCGGAGGACAGCTATTCCGCGCGCGCGTGGAAAGCGGAGGACAGACTGCGGAAAGAACCCTGAGCGTATTTGTAATGGGTGGTACTGCCGTTGCCGAACTTCCGGAAGGTGTAAAAGCCAATGGCATAACCGTTGATCGAACAAAAAATACGATATCCTTTGCCATTACAGCTCCGAATAAGCAATCTATCTTTTTATTGGGCGATTTCAATGGGTTCAAAGCCGATGCTGCCTATAGCATGAGCAGAACACCGGACGGAAAGACCTTCTGGGTTACCCTGCCGAATTTGGATTTCAACCGAAATTATACCTACCAATTTCTGGTGGATGGACAGGTAAAAATCGCCGATCCCTACAGTGAATTGGTGCTGGACCCAGCGCATGATGCAACAATTCCCAATATTCCTGCGTATCCTGCAGGCGCAAGCGGACATGTTTCTGTCCTTAACTTGACGCAATCCGCTTATCAATGGACGAATACGGCCTTTACCAATCCGCATCCTCAAGATCTGGTAATCTATGAAACCTTGGTACGCGATTTTATCCAAAGCCATGATTATAAGACTCTGACCGACTCTATCGGTTACTTTAAACGATTGGGCGTAAATGCGGTGCAACTGATGCCTGTGCAGGAATCGGAAGGAAATTCCACATGGGGTTATAATCCATCCTACCACATGGCACTGGACAAGTATTACGGGACGAAACAAGAATTGAAAACCTTTATCGATAAATGCCATAGTGAGGGCATCGCTGTTATTTTGGATGTGGTCTTAAACCATGCCTTTGGACAGTCGCCTTTGGTGCAGTTGTATATGGAGAATGGTACAGCAGCAGCGAATAACCCGTGGTTGAATGCGGTTGCCATGCACCCCTTTAATGTGGGAATGGACTTTAACCATGAAAGTCCATATACACAAGTGTTCGTGAAGGATGTACTGGCGTACTGGATTAATGAGTATAAAGTGGACGGTTTCCGATTTGACCTTTCCAAGGGATTTACGCAGAAGAACTCCGGTACTTCTGACAATGCCGTGGGAGCTTGGTCAGCATACGATGCGAGCAGAGTGGCCATCTGGAAGAAGTACAACCAATACCTGAAGTCGCTGGATAGTGATTTCTACGTTATTTTAGAGCATTTTGCTGAAGACCGGGAGGAACAGGAATTGGCAAATGAAGGCCTGTTGCTGTGGAATAACCTAAACCACGCCTTCAATGAGGCGACGATGGGATATGCATCGGATTTCACCAGGCTCTTTGCCAGTAACCGTGGCTTCGGTAATGCCAACCTGATCAGCTATATGGAATCGCACGATGAAGAACGCATTATGTTCAAGAACTTGCAGTATGGCAATGGCAATGGGGCATATTCAGCTAAAGCGCTGAAAACTGCACTGGAAAGGACCAAAATGGCGGCTAGCTTTCTTTTGGCTGCACCTGGGCCAAAGATGATCTGGCAATTTGGGGAGTTGGGTTATGATATCTCCATCGATTACAATGGGCGGACCGGAGAAAAACCGATCCACTGGGAATACCTAAAGGATACGGACAGAGGGAACCTATATCGCCATTTTGCGCAGTTGATCAGGATGAAAAAAGCCAATCAGATCTTCCGAAATGGCAAATTGCTGTCTTCATCTTTGCAGGGAAGTGTAAAATACTACGTGTTGGAAGAGGGTAGTCAACAGGTGCTGTTGATAGGAAATTTCGACGTTAAGGCACACGACTTCCAGATCCCATCTGCTGTGCAGGGAACGTGGCGGGATAACCTCACCAAAGATACGCGGGTCTTAACTCCAAATTCCACCTTGGCATTAGCGCCGGGAGCCTATTATTTTCTGAGTAAAACCTTACTAAACATAAACTAA